From the genome of Alteromonas stellipolaris:
TGAGCCAGAACAAAAGTGCAGCACGCTAGTATCGTCGCATGCAACCGTGGCCAAGTCGTCTTCACCAATGTGCTTATGTGCAGCATTATCAACATAGAAATCGAAAGAACGTTCACCGTCTTTATCTAAGTTAACAAAAGCCAATGCTGTATTCGCTTCTTTCGTACTCCAAACATAATCAGTGTTTACGTTGTGGTAGCTAAGCATGTCTTGAAGAAAACGACCAAAAGTATCGTCACCTACTTTAGACACCATAGCGCCTTGACCACCAAGTTTAGCAACAGCAACCGCGACGTTAGCAGGCGCACCACCAGCATAAGGCTGGAATGAATTCATTGCTGGCATTTCGCTTTGGTCCGCTGCACCCGCACTTAACATATCGATAAGCACTTCGCCTAAACATAAAATTTTCATAAACACCTCTGGCTGAAGCTTACAGCGATAACATTAGTCTTTAAACCGCTGCAGTCATGGATAATAAGCGTAGCCGAGGGACTTTCCGACGGGCACGTTAAATTATAGTTAATTAATTGGGGCATAGTATTAACTAGCTTCAAATATAAATCAACCTTGTTGATTTATTATTTTATCACTTTGACATTCCCGATGATGAATGCGTAATCTATCGGCTTGATTGGTAGAGAAAAACTCGCCTCGGTGAATTGTGTTAAAGATATTGAATTAGTATCTATCCATGACTTATTGATGCTGTTTGTTATAACATTCATTTCATAATGACTCAGGTACACTGTAAATGACAAAACCCCACGAGCACACAGATTCATCAGAAAGATATACAAACCATTCTGCATCTGGGCGACTAGACAACCGCACACAAAATGAACGGGATATACTCACCCTTATTCGTCACGATGGCGCTATTCCAAAAGCAGACATCGCTCAACGTACGGGCTTATCGGCACAGTCTGCAACGGTCATTATCAAAAAACTAGAATCTGACGAGCTCGTTAAGCGACTACCGCCGGTTCGCGGTGGTGTTGGGCAACCTAAAGTGCCTTTTGGATTAAATGCAGATGGCGCCTTTGGATTGGGTTTGAAAATTGGTCGGCGCAGTTTTGATATGACCTTGCTAGATTTGGCTGGTAATGTAAAAGCTTCGCTTCACGAAAAAGTCGCCTACCCCACCGTCGATCATTTACTTTCATTTACCCAGCGCGGTGTGTCGGTATTAACGCAACAACTCAGTAACGAACAACGAACGCGTATTCGCGGACTAGGCATTGCTATGCCATTTGAAATTTGGAGTTGGGCAGAAGAAGCGGGCGCACCTGCTGATGCGTTAGAGGCATGGAAAAGCCTTGATATTCAGGCTGCGTTATTTGAACTTCTAGACTTACCCATCTATGTGAGTAACGATGCGACGGCGGCTTGCAGCGCAGAAATGGCCTTTGGTAATCCACATCGATTTAACCACTTCCTCTATGTTTTTGTTGGCACTTTTCTTGGCGGTGGCTTGGTCATTAACAATCAGCTATTTACAGGAAAATCGGGGAATGCTGGCGCAATTGGCTCCTTACCTTTTTTATCTAACGCCCAAAGCCAACAGCAACAACTCATCACCCAATCATCGCTATACTTATTAGAAAAGCAGCTAAATGAAGCGGGACTTGATGGTAATAAATTGTATGAGGCACCGGAACACTGGTCTGGTTTAAAAACCAATCCAGAATTTATGCGCATCGTTCAAGTGTGGATGGAACAAGCCGCCCAAGGGATTGCCTTTGCCACACACTGTGCATTTAGCATGCTCGACCTCGATGGCATTATCATCGATGGAGCCATGCCACAGAATATAAAACAAGAATTGGTTACCTGCGTGAAAAGTGCGTTAAAAGACGCTGATCTTCGGGGCGTATATCAAGGTAGTATTAGTGCAGGTAACGTAGGGAGTAAAGCGCAGTCTATCGGTAGCGCAAACTTGTCGCTTATCGCGAACTACTATTAGCTTATACCAGTCCGCATAGATAATTACCCTCTCAGCGAGACTTAAAATGTTCGTAATCGCGGCGTGTTACCACAGGTATACACAACAAAGAGTACGGACATTTTAAACTCGCCCTTCG
Proteins encoded in this window:
- a CDS encoding ROK family transcriptional regulator, producing MTKPHEHTDSSERYTNHSASGRLDNRTQNERDILTLIRHDGAIPKADIAQRTGLSAQSATVIIKKLESDELVKRLPPVRGGVGQPKVPFGLNADGAFGLGLKIGRRSFDMTLLDLAGNVKASLHEKVAYPTVDHLLSFTQRGVSVLTQQLSNEQRTRIRGLGIAMPFEIWSWAEEAGAPADALEAWKSLDIQAALFELLDLPIYVSNDATAACSAEMAFGNPHRFNHFLYVFVGTFLGGGLVINNQLFTGKSGNAGAIGSLPFLSNAQSQQQQLITQSSLYLLEKQLNEAGLDGNKLYEAPEHWSGLKTNPEFMRIVQVWMEQAAQGIAFATHCAFSMLDLDGIIIDGAMPQNIKQELVTCVKSALKDADLRGVYQGSISAGNVGSKAQSIGSANLSLIANYY